The proteins below are encoded in one region of Desulfobacterales bacterium:
- a CDS encoding AlpA family phage regulatory protein, translated as MTDRLLRGKEVLAIIPISRSSWYKGVKEGRYPQPIKLGPRTTCWRESDINKLIENGTERLKWPEAMS; from the coding sequence ATGACAGACAGATTATTGAGGGGCAAAGAAGTCCTGGCAATAATTCCCATTTCAAGAAGCTCATGGTATAAAGGAGTTAAGGAGGGTCGTTACCCCCAGCCCATCAAGCTCGGCCCTCGTACCACCTGCTGGCGTGAATCTGATATTAATAAGCTGATTGAAAACGGAACTGAAAGGTTAAAATGGCCAGAGGCAATGAGTTAA
- a CDS encoding helix-turn-helix domain-containing protein — translation MSGRLRRNTHVPEVQEYTPERIISIRKKFRLSQAALASLFNISPSTVQKWEQGSKKPAGASKKLLDIMERKGISALI, via the coding sequence ATGAGTGGCCGACTTCGCCGGAATACGCATGTACCTGAAGTACAGGAATATACCCCTGAAAGAATTATTTCCATACGGAAAAAATTCCGGTTAAGCCAAGCGGCGCTTGCCAGTCTTTTTAATATTAGCCCTTCAACCGTTCAAAAATGGGAACAGGGCAGCAAAAAACCAGCGGGTGCATCCAAAAAACTATTGGATATTATGGAAAGAAAAGGAATAAGCGCACTAATATAA
- the istB gene encoding IS21-like element helper ATPase IstB, translating into MLTHPIMDKLQAMKFYGMRKAFEEQLQTADIEKFSFEERLGLLVDREHTERQDRQLKTRLKKAKLRHQTSMEDIDYTYPRGLDKQFILSLAACEWLKARHNVFITGPTGIGKSYLACALAHKACLEGYSALYLRVPKLFSELSLAKGDGRYGKLLAGFAKTHLLILDDWGLSNLTKEQQRDFLEIIEDRCEIHSTVITSQLPVSHWHEVIDDPTLADAILDRLVHNAYKINLKGDSMRKKKRKLT; encoded by the coding sequence ATGTTGACCCATCCGATTATGGACAAATTACAGGCAATGAAGTTCTACGGCATGCGAAAGGCATTTGAAGAGCAACTGCAGACGGCTGATATCGAAAAGTTCTCCTTTGAAGAACGCTTGGGTCTGCTTGTGGATCGAGAACATACAGAAAGGCAGGATAGACAGCTAAAGACCCGGCTGAAAAAAGCCAAGCTGCGGCATCAGACCAGTATGGAGGACATAGATTATACCTATCCCCGGGGGCTGGATAAGCAGTTCATATTATCGCTTGCCGCCTGCGAATGGTTAAAAGCCCGTCACAATGTATTTATCACCGGGCCGACCGGGATCGGAAAATCGTATTTGGCCTGCGCACTTGCCCACAAGGCCTGTCTGGAAGGATACAGTGCGTTGTATCTGCGGGTGCCGAAATTGTTCTCCGAGCTGAGTCTGGCCAAAGGCGACGGCCGTTACGGCAAACTTTTGGCCGGCTTTGCCAAAACGCACTTATTAATCCTCGATGACTGGGGCTTATCAAACCTTACCAAGGAGCAGCAGCGGGATTTTCTTGAAATCATAGAGGATCGCTGTGAGATCCACTCAACAGTAATCACCAGCCAGCTGCCGGTATCGCATTGGCACGAGGTCATCGATGATCCGACCCTGGCCGATGCCATCCTCGACCGCCTGGTTCACAATGCATACAAAATCAATCTGAAAGGAGACTCTATGCGGAAGAAAAAAAGAAAGTTGACTTAA
- the istA gene encoding IS21 family transposase, translating into MRKIKEVLRLKFECKLSNRKIANSTSIARSTVGDYIQRVKAAGLGWPLPEDMDDAQLEKILFDQVPCTSKDHRPPLNFSYVHQELKRKGVTLMLLWHEYKAQNPQGYQYSQFCHLYRQWRDKLDPVMRQDHRAGEKLFVDYSGMTVPITDSGSGTTSEAQIFIACMGASNYTYAEASLSQNLSDWIDSHVRVFEFLGGVPELVIPDNLKSGVNKACRYEPDLNPTYLDMANHYDTAVIPARVRAPKDKAKAEVSVQIVERWILARLRNRTFFSVTELNRAIDELLVELNNKSFQKLPGTRKSVFESMDKPALKPLPMARYQFAQWKKARVHVDYHVEVDGHYYSVPYQLMKKQLDVRITANTVECFYKGKRVASHASSDRMGRHTTLKEHMPKKHQQYAEWTPERLVRWAGKIGPHTAELIEKVMAVRIHPQQGFRSCLGILRLGKSYGEERLEAAACRANQIGGKSYKSVESILKNGLDRKPLAEEESSGKPIDHANIRGGKYYE; encoded by the coding sequence ATGCGAAAAATCAAAGAAGTTTTACGTCTCAAGTTCGAATGCAAACTCAGTAACCGAAAGATTGCCAACAGTACTTCCATCGCCCGTAGCACGGTAGGCGATTATATCCAGCGGGTCAAGGCTGCGGGCCTTGGCTGGCCGCTTCCGGAGGATATGGATGATGCGCAATTAGAAAAGATCCTGTTTGACCAGGTGCCCTGCACGTCCAAGGATCACCGGCCGCCTTTAAATTTCTCCTATGTCCACCAGGAGCTCAAACGCAAGGGCGTGACCCTCATGCTGTTATGGCATGAATATAAAGCCCAAAACCCCCAAGGCTATCAATACAGCCAGTTCTGTCATCTCTATCGCCAATGGCGCGATAAACTGGACCCGGTCATGCGCCAGGACCACCGGGCAGGAGAAAAGCTCTTTGTCGACTACAGCGGCATGACCGTGCCGATTACCGATTCCGGAAGCGGCACCACCTCCGAGGCCCAGATCTTTATCGCCTGTATGGGCGCTTCCAATTACACCTACGCCGAAGCAAGCTTGAGTCAAAACCTGTCGGACTGGATTGATTCCCATGTCCGGGTATTTGAATTTTTAGGCGGTGTGCCGGAGCTGGTCATCCCCGATAATCTCAAAAGCGGTGTGAACAAGGCCTGTCGATATGAGCCGGATCTAAACCCCACGTATCTGGATATGGCCAATCATTATGACACCGCTGTTATCCCGGCCCGGGTCCGGGCACCCAAGGATAAAGCCAAGGCTGAGGTCAGCGTCCAGATTGTGGAACGCTGGATTTTGGCTAGGCTTCGCAACCGGACGTTCTTCAGTGTCACCGAGTTAAACCGGGCGATCGATGAGCTTTTGGTTGAGCTAAACAACAAGTCCTTCCAGAAATTGCCGGGAACCCGAAAAAGCGTGTTTGAGTCCATGGACAAGCCGGCTTTAAAACCGCTGCCCATGGCACGGTATCAGTTTGCCCAATGGAAAAAAGCCCGGGTGCATGTTGATTATCATGTGGAAGTCGACGGCCATTATTACAGTGTGCCTTACCAGCTTATGAAAAAGCAGCTCGACGTCAGGATAACCGCCAATACCGTGGAATGCTTTTATAAGGGCAAAAGGGTGGCCAGTCATGCCTCAAGCGACCGGATGGGCCGGCATACCACGCTCAAGGAACATATGCCCAAAAAGCACCAGCAATATGCGGAATGGACGCCTGAGCGCCTGGTGCGCTGGGCTGGTAAAATCGGCCCCCATACGGCTGAGTTGATCGAAAAAGTGATGGCTGTTCGTATCCATCCTCAGCAGGGCTTTCGCAGCTGTCTGGGCATTCTTCGGCTGGGCAAAAGCTATGGGGAGGAGCGGCTTGAAGCCGCTGCCTGTCGGGCCAATCAAATCGGCGGCAAAAGCTATAAAAGCGTGGAGTCCATCCTGAAGAACGGGCTGGATCGCAAGCCCCTGGCCGAGGAAGAGTCTTCGGGGAAGCCGATTGACCACGCCAACATCAGGGGCGGGAAATATTACGAGTAA
- a CDS encoding type II toxin-antitoxin system RelE/ParE family toxin, whose protein sequence is MTKHFSRWAAKQKIPKQELANALTEVIAGNFEANLGGYLYKKRIRFAGQGKSSGGRTIICYKKGDRAIFIHGFAKNEKSNLSKKELIAFKELSKILLRLTPEEITIAIDNKDLIEVKS, encoded by the coding sequence ATGACAAAACATTTTTCAAGATGGGCAGCCAAACAGAAAATTCCGAAGCAAGAACTTGCCAATGCATTGACAGAGGTTATTGCCGGGAACTTCGAAGCAAATCTTGGCGGTTACCTTTATAAAAAAAGAATCCGTTTTGCGGGTCAAGGCAAAAGCAGTGGCGGACGAACCATTATTTGTTATAAAAAAGGCGATCGGGCAATTTTTATTCATGGTTTTGCTAAAAATGAAAAATCAAATTTATCAAAAAAGGAACTTATTGCTTTCAAAGAATTATCAAAAATTTTGCTGAGGCTAACACCTGAAGAGATAACAATAGCCATAGACAATAAAGACTTAATTGAGGTGAAATCATGA
- a CDS encoding antitoxin, whose translation MNYDKEENDILEAYDSGQIKLSKPSKKEIEAVKTAAESTFKKDKRVTIRLYDHDYKGIQKKALQMGVPYQTLISGIIHRYIEGDLKSKNS comes from the coding sequence ATGAATTACGATAAAGAAGAAAATGATATATTGGAAGCCTATGACTCTGGTCAAATCAAATTATCAAAGCCTTCCAAAAAAGAAATTGAGGCTGTAAAGACTGCTGCTGAAAGCACCTTTAAAAAAGACAAGCGTGTAACTATTCGCTTGTATGATCACGACTATAAAGGCATCCAAAAAAAAGCACTTCAAATGGGTGTACCATACCAAACGCTTATTTCCGGCATTATTCATCGTTATATTGAAGGAGATTTAAAGTCAAAAAACAGCTAA
- a CDS encoding toxin, producing MKFEWNSDKNEWLKKNRDISFEQIIFHLGQGDIWGTSDHPNQDKYPGQKLYFVIIDNYIYIVPHVLQNNYIFLKTIIPSRKATNEYLGEKEGLS from the coding sequence ATGAAATTCGAATGGAATTCTGACAAAAATGAATGGTTGAAAAAAAATCGCGACATCTCATTTGAGCAAATAATTTTTCATTTGGGGCAAGGGGATATTTGGGGAACATCAGATCATCCAAATCAAGATAAATATCCTGGCCAAAAGCTATATTTTGTTATCATTGACAACTATATTTATATTGTTCCCCATGTTCTCCAAAATAACTACATATTTCTCAAAACAATCATCCCAAGCAGAAAGGCAACCAATGAATATTTGGGAGAAAAGGAAGGGCTATCATGA